Part of the Chaetodon trifascialis isolate fChaTrf1 chromosome 1, fChaTrf1.hap1, whole genome shotgun sequence genome, GCTGGTTAACCGGTCCTGTTACCCAGCATTCCTGTCAGTCATAAAAACCTCGTGCTCACCAAGTTAATTACTGAGACTGCAGTAACATCACAAAAGTATCTCAGGAGATGAAAACCTGCGCTCAGTTGCCATCATCGGTTTGGGTGATCTGACTCAGCTGTCGGCCTTTTTACGACCTGTCTGATTATCTGACCTCTTGTGTGTCTTCACCGTCTGACTTTATTCCAGAGATGTCACTGTGTCCCCAGATCTCAGCTACTGTTTTGAGGACAGTGTTATCCTAACCAAAAGAATTGATAACCAGAACTATGAAATAAaacccaagttgtaataaactgaatttgtttttaaacCTAAGAGCCATAATAGTTTTTGGATGAAGGAACCACCATGTCATTCTTCAATTgaagctgaaaaacaagaaaacttcCCACATTCTCTACAAATGATCTGGCTGAAAGGAAGGGTGGCCCAACACGGGTAGGACATTCGCGTCCTTTTGTGGACCATTTGTATTGTTAGAAGACGAGTCGCGCCGGTTGAAAAAAGCAGTGATTGGTGCGCTTTTGTGTGCTTTGAGCCTGAGGAAGAGTCAGGACCCCTTTTTGCTGAACGCTTCAGAAAAATGCACTTAGCGAGTGTTCCCACTCCAGCGTTTCGGGCGCTGACGATGACCCTTCACATCAAGTTGTTTACGCTGCTTCTGTCTCCGGCCGGTCGCTCCGCAGAGAGCTGCTCCCGCTGCACCGCGTCTCTCTCCACGCTCGTTTCGGGAGCTTGAAACTGCTCTCAGCTGCAGGTTTAGAAACCTGGCTCGCGGTCCTCCTTCTCGTTAGCGCTCATCTTTGTTTGTCTTCGTTTTTCTGTCTCGTCTGTCTTCGCTCTGCTCTTAATTTACTCTGTCTTTCCGATGGTATTGTGCTGTATTTGAGTATCTTCCAGGGTCTTTCTTCCTTCCGCTCATGCACCAACACAGActcatcagattttttttttttttttttttacaaaggtgtttcctcttcttcaccaccTATCAGGCAGGACCAGGGGGTCTCTGCTTTCACCCAGTAAATTTGTctgtccttcttttcctctgtctctccttgaAGGGAACAGCAGCCATGGACTGAGGAAAAACGGCCTGGGTTTAGATTAATATCACAACTCAACAGGTGACCCTtgacccccctccccctctctctgtatGCCTGTCCTTCATTCAGTCTGTCTTAAACGCTTTATCCCTCACTCACACAGCGGCCAACAACTCTGTCCTTTGTCTTTTTGCAATCTCCCGCCTGCATCGCGTCCTGCTTTCCAGCCTTTGTAAATCTCTGCCTGATTTGTAACATCCCATAatcctcctttcttcctttgAAGCACTGAGATTGAGGGCCACAAAAATCTCAGCTACTGACTGTTTATAGttgatttattcttttttttccttcatctgtccAGTGTGGAATTTCTCAGACATTGCTCGGTAGTCGATGTCTTTCTAACCAGCTTCAGGACTCACGGCTCCTTCGCAGTCTAACATCAAGGCTCCTTATTaacattttcttcctttcagcCTTTTCACGTTCTTCTCCAAATgttgtatttgtattgtttttgtgattgaTCTCGTTGAGAGCACGCTCGCACTACGACCGACACAGGGAGGAGTTCAGACTACACCCCAAAACTTGCTTCGCTTTCagaaatctttctttctttctgtatttcaggaaatgtgcttatttgctgTCTTACCAAGAGTTGAATGAGAAAAAGAATATAAATGTGACCTCTCTGGCTTCAGCACAGCGGAGCTCTGAGACATGTTTGTTCTAGCTTTGCATAAGAGTGGATGTGGGTAGACATCAGTGCATCCACGAGCCAGCTGGCTTTCGTTTGTCAGCCGCTGTGTGCAGCCACTGTCCAGCTGCAGAGAGGTGCCTTCAGTGCATCATCTGACTGCACGTTAAACCAGCGTTTTTCATGTATATTTAAATATACAGAGTGTCTGAGTGTAATTTTAAATGTTATGATTTCAGTGCCAATACGATACCAGAGTTTACGCACAGAAGCCAAAACTGACTGTGAGAAATCTCAATTATTCCTATTAATACCTGAACACAAGCAGCTGTATGACTGTATAAACACTTTAAGAGAAAGTAAATGAGACGAGGCGTTCAAGGCCCACATTCGGCGCTTTACAGTTTTTGAAAGCCAGCATCTTTAAAGGTCGATATCCTGCTCTCATCATGTGTTAAACCAGGTGAAGCAGATCATATTTAATGCACAAACATGGAAATGATGGATCTTTAAGATGCCAAAGAAACACTTTGGGAGACTTGTTGAGGCCGTAAAAACTCAGATTGTTCTAGTTGTGTGTATCGTAATGATGAAGTGGTGGCCTCATTGTGACCTTCCTGTTTAAtgtaaaacatggaaaattTATTCCATTATGTTCAACGTGCTTTCCATCACTAGAACAGCTCCTTAGACGGCGCGTTGCTCGCCATGTTTTGAATTTAAAATACTGCTTTAGTAAACATGGCAGCcgaagcagctgtgtgtgtgtgtgtgtgtgtgtgtgtgtgtgtgtgtgtgtgtgtgtgtgtgtgtgtgtgtgtgtgtgtgtgtgtgtgtgtgtgtgtgtgtgtgtgtgtgtgtgtgtgtgtgtgtgtgtgtgtgtgtgtgtgtgtgtgtgtgtgtgtgagagagagagccttGGTACAAATGTAAACATGTCTAAGTGTGTCAATTTACAGTTCATATTAGATATATTCAACCAAGAAGACAGGCTATAAAGCAGACGTCCCCGTCAGGTCAGATCAGAAAACGAAGCTGAAGCTGTGAAGGATGATGCTTGATCTTCGCTGCGTGAAGTCTTAGAAATATTGCACACTTATCACGCTCCCTATATTTTCTGTATGAGTGTAATTAGGGACAACAGCAGTCGTAAGTGCTCTGGAGCGCTTTAAGGTGATCTTTATTCCGTGGCTGAGTCAGAGTGAGTTTTCCTCACAGACTCGTAAACATTTAGCTCGGCGCTGTGAGGATGTTTATGCGTGAGGTCAGCGTGAGCTCTGAGATGAATGCAGCTTGTGTGGAGGCAGAGCAGCGAGCAGTGACTCACTGACCTTACGGCCCTGAGAaatcctctgcctctgtccaaGGTGCTGGAACACTTTGCATaattttcctcttcctcctcctcctcttcctcctacaCAGAACCAACTCAGACTCTGCTCTCCATACGAGCGCCATGAACCCGAACCCTCAGGACCCCTTTGGCATGAACCAGCAGATGGGTCGAGGTCCCCCCCAGCGTAATGGTGAGAGTAACCCACgcgtgtgcacgcacacacacactaacacaatATACTCAACTCTAAAGAGAGCAGTTTCcttatttgtgtgtctgcttgacTGTTTATGGTTTTTGTCGTCCATTCATGTGTCCTTAGCTCCGTTTACGAGGCTCGATGCTCGGCGCCGTCGTTTGACCCAGTTTGTCTTTTTACACTAAACATCTGTTTAGTTTCACTTTCTCTGTTAAAGCTGCACAGTTTGCACTGATCTGTTGGAGTGTGTTCTCATAAAGAGTGTAATCCCATCACCCCACCGTCTTACTCTAGGAAATGTTTTCTGTATTCAGACTGGTTATTTAAGTCACTCTGTGGCCGTCCGTCTCCTCATTTCATTGTCAGACCTCCATCTCGACAAGCTCACAGAAGCCTGGTGGAAGACTCAAATTTAAAGTCCCCTCTACTCATGAGTGTGTTTCTCTTACTGCTTCTCCACTTTGGTGTTTGAGCCTCACTGTGCTgggtgcagagtttgacactcgAGGACTTAGAGGCGTGCCTCAGGTGTGACCTCACATCTCGTGTCCAGCAGTTAAACATCTGGGACCAGGTGCACTAACAGAGCTTACGTCCGGTCTTAAGCTCTGTTGGTCATAACATTCAAAGTCCGACCTAATAGTTACTCCAGCTCCACCGTCGAGGCTTCCTCTTGTTCTTTCTGAGACCGGCTGTGAATCTGAAGGTGAGTCAGGCGAAAAACAACACCTCTGATCAATGGCGGAGAAATAGCGTGACTGCTGCTTGTGATCACTTTTTGAATTGATTATTGCACTGTTTGTCGGTTTTGTGTAAACTGAgatgagcagacagacacacacacacacacacacacacacacacaaaaacttcACGGTCTAAATTCAGGAGGATATTTTAACGATCAGCTCTGTGTGATTAGAAAAGAGCGTAATCGCTCATCGAGCGGCGTGCAGGCACGCGTCTGCTTTCACCGCCGTTAATCGCAGACATGCATCAGGACAGTGGGAGCTTGTTAACGATGTGCCCCAGCAGTGCATGCTGGTGCATCCCTGGAGTGGACAATATTTGCCTTATTTAAGGATTTTAAAGGATCACAAGCTATTTTGTGGAAAATCCTACTGAGACAAAAAATaattgttgtgttgttgttgagtgTGTTTCTATCTCTAAAAACATGTCTTGTTGAATCTTGTTCTAAACCATGTACAGTCCTGAGAGCACCAGATCATTTTTGCCCTGACACAATAACAGTGAGACGTGCGTCAGCTGTTTCCTGTAAAAGCTTAACGCTCCTTTTTATCGCTGCCTGTTAACAGAGCTGCTCCCTCTCAATTCCTCGGTGTCGTTGTGAAAAAGGTCTCGCTTTACCGATTTTCGTTAGTCATTCACTGAGGCATCGACCATCTTATCAAATGTTTAATGCCTTTTTAATCATTACATGCCTGTGCCAGCTCTGCAGTCTCTCTTTATTTGAACTGTGTATACTTTAAAATACATGTGGGTATATATGCTTTGGGTGAAGCACCCTGCGTTGTTTATTGGAGCGAGCGTGAACGACCACGCGGAGCAGAGCTGGCAGGATCTATTAGCAGATGGAAAGCCGGTGGATTATTCCGTGTGACATGCGTACCACCAAGGAGGGCAGGACGCCGCCTACGGAGACTAATTAAGGTCCACTTGTGTATGGAGACATGGCGGCTAACGCTCGTGCGGCGCGTTGAAGCTCAGGTGGGAGCAGAAGTGGGGTCAGTGCTGGCAGAGCTGACGTGTTGTTAAACCAGATGCCCTCTCAGCCACAGGCAGCACGCAGGCCGCTGCTGGACTGGGCCCATGTCGTAGTAATCATGCTAGTTtatggtgtttgtgtttctattcCTCTGGTCATTTATTAACAGGGAACACAGTCCATACAGCCAACTGCCTTTCAGTCTCGTAAACCACTCCGGGTTCAGTCACACAAATCCCCATCAGGCCACTGTTGCTCGAAAATGTTTTTAAGAGATCCAAAGATGAAGATCTAACTCCAGCTCAGAGAAtccatcttcctccctctctgtcttcacacTCTTCATCCTTTTCGTTGTGTCTCTCCGTAGCTGTTTCCGTTTCGAGCGTCCAGCGTGTTTCTGATGGGTTGAAGTCAGTGCTGATGAAGTGTGGACTGGATGAGAGAAGTGCTCCTCTGGTGCATCACTGCACACAGTGTTTAGCCAACACGGTTAAACAGGATATTGCCTTAAGATCTTGGCCAACTTTGAGTTTCACATACAAACAGAATCAAGCCGATGCAGATATGTGAACCACAGTGTGTCGCGCTTTAAATGGCTCACCTTAGACCCAGTTGGAAACCTTGGCCTGTGGGTGTATGTTGATTACAAAAGAGCTGATTAAAGGTATTTCATGTTTATGATTGCTCCCTGTTTGTTATAAGCACATCCCATGAAACTCTTAAACTGGGCTGCAAGTAACAATGATTTTCATTATCGTGTAATctcgctttttttttcttctttaatcaTTTGACTCCAACAAATGTCAGCAAAtagcaaaaaataataataataaaaagccCATTACATGTTCCCAGAGCCCACGGTGATGTTTCAAAATGTCtcgttttgtccaaccagcagtgcaaaacccaaatatattgtGTTACCGATCAAAGAAAACCAGTAAATGTTCCAACGTAAGAAGCAGGAATGAGTGGATTTTTGCTTCTTAACGATTAATCGCTCTCTGCTCGTGTGCAGAGCCTCCTTCAGAGCTCTCAGCAGACCCACCATCAAGTCTTTCTAGTAAAATTGTGTACGTAAGAAGATGGTTAGATACCCCGGCGGTGCACTGAGCTGCCTGCGCAGCAGTATATGCAGCGCAGGCTTCCTCATGGGCCGCTGTATTTAGTCCACCAGCACAGACTACACACAGCTCACAGGCTCCAGGTCCCGTCCTCTGAAAGAGGCTTTGACACCAAACTGTTAGGACGGAGCAGCGCAGCCTCATCGCCTCGCTGCTGAGTGCAGGGAGCTGTGAAGCCCCGGGGCCTCGTTGACACCTCTAAAGGTTTCATTGGGTTTTGAGTGGTGTTAAGCCCTGGCTGATTAAAGAAGCATCTAACCAGGAATTACAGCTCTGAGTCACAGCGCCGAAGTGGAAGCACTTCAGCCGATGAGTTCAGCTGCAGTCTCTTTGGTCTGATCTCTCTTCTGCTGGTTGTTGTCAGTGGAAAAGGAGCAGCGTCGGTCAGGAGAAAGCTGATGTTACCTGTGCAGCTCAAAGGCCTCTgattgctgctctgctgtcgAAATAGACTCTGAGATTTTGTGTCTGAATCCAGAGCGTTTACAGCATTGAGTGCATTGCATGGTGTAAGTGAGCCAGCCAGGGACACAAGCCAGCCATTTTCCATCCCAGTTGTCCTGTTTCCGTCCCAGTTGTGCCTCTGCGAGAATCAGCAACTAGACACCTCTGAAGGGGAAATGTGACGACGCCAGACTGTTGTATTGCCTCATTGTCCCGTCTGTTCCAGCAGCCGAGAAGCTGCCTCGCCAAATGAATGGGcctcagagacactgagagcaTGGAGGGACGAGGGACGGGCGGGCGGGCGGCGGTTCAAAGGCTAAAGGAAGAGAAGTCTGAGCGATGAGGAGACCTGAAGGAGACATCAAGGGAAACAAAAGACGCTTTCCTAATAAGGAACAGAGCGAGCTGGAAGTGTTGTTGCTGAACACGAGCGTCAGACACGGAATAGGCCAAGTTAAAAGGAGACGAAGGCATGTGTATCTGGCATCGGCTCTCCAGCAAGAAGGAACAGAAAGAGGCTCTTTATGGCACGAGAAAAACAATGGCACTCTATTCCTCATCAGTCCGTGAGCCCACCACCCAacgtcctcctccccctcctcgtCTGTGTGACTAATAACACGATGCCAGATGCCCAGCTGTTGTGTTTATGATCCTGTGCAGTAATTGCAAAGGGCCTGTTCCTGTCAGGGACTGATCACTGTGCCAGACAAGCCGGGATAACTCAAGCAGCTGCTTAATGTTCAATATCCtctaatgttgctctgtttttctttttatgtctttctttatttctccaTCCGTCACCCCTCCCCCcgtccttttctttttctttgtttgttccTGCCATGCAGCTAGTGTCAATGAGGCAGAGGTGGACGGCTCTGGAAATGGTGAGTTGCGCTTTGCTTTTCATGGCGGAGGGATGATTTGGACGAGTTTGTCTGGAGAACACGTTTCACCAAAGCGCTGTTTCTTCTCTGCAGTcttctccttcccctccctgccCAATGAGGAGAGCCTAATAGGTGTCAGTAAGCCCCTCCCCAAGCAGCTGTGGGAGGCCAAGAAGGTGAGGCTGCTGCTCACTTATCGCTTTGACATCAGTGCCGGGGTGATGCttcctgtgctgtttgtgtggcaACTCCACGTGGAAGCAGATTATCATGCGTGTAACTCGCTGCAGGAATCAGGCCTGACATGACAACACACATCCAAGACAGTTTCTCTGTCAGCGCCTCCAACTCAGACATGCATTCATTGAGTCATGGCTGGCTGCTGACGAGTTCTGTTCATTTCACAGTGTTCTCATCTggttctttgtgtttctgtttcaggtCCAGTCTCTGGCATCAAGGCCTAAATCATGTGAAGTGCCTGGAATCAAGTAAGTGTGGTTGCAGAGACGCAGGGTCCAGCATGTGTTATTGTGTCGTTGGACAAAGCATTTGAACGccacacaggcagcagctggtcagcagcagcaacagtggaATCCTAGAAATGAAATACCACACATTCCCACCTCGTCAAACAGGATGTCTGTGTTCCTCTTTACACGTCTGACACGTTTGAAATAAGAGGAACAGAGTCATTACAATCAGATTCCTCGGGCGTTGTTTCACAACAGTTTGCTCAGACTATTATTTTCCCACTGCGAACGACCTCCGGTGTCATGTCATGATTTAGAAGCAGACGGAtgtctctgcttttactgtttgCACTTCAttagcttcagcagcagtttccCTTTGACATCACATGGAGTTCATATTGTCACAGACGGATGATTAACAGATTTAAAACTCTTAAAGAGACGTCCTCTTGTCTGATGTAGAAGTAAACagcaaacataaataaagacCGAGCATTtgcgagcagcagcagagcgacaCTCGTCCTGTGCGTTCGTGGAGGCGAGCGTTGGCTCAGTGCTTTATGTTGGGCCGTTTTGTCTGCGTGTTGCTGTGTggggacagacagcagtgagtcactgttgctgttgttgatgcAGCATATGAGCATAGATGGAAATTAGAGAAATAATAGAGGAAATGGAGAGTGGGTGGGAAAAGGGAAGAGTGGATGGGAGTCAGAGAAATGTCTTGTCAATGTGACAAGACAACATTTAATGATCCTACCTTtaattatgtttacattcattcaaaCGCACCCCGAGCATCACTTCTGTCCCTGCCTTTATTAGCTTTTATTCTCCTTCTCTGCAGTATATTCCCGTCTCCGGAGCAGAACCCGGGTCTGTCCCACTACCAGGGCTTGTTGAATACCGGCGGCTCCCTGCCCGACCTCAGCAACCTGCACTTCCCCTCGCCGCTGTCCACCCCACTGGACCCTGAGGACAACGGAGGGTACCCCAACCTCAGCGGGGGCAGCAGCACCGGAAACCTGCCGGCTGCCATGATGCACCTCGGCATCAGCAACTCacagggtgtgtatgtgtgtgtgtacggtctctgtgtgtgtgtaaaacaaagGAGTATCTGCATGCGacctctttttatttttcacaagaacgaaggaaagcaggaaaagatTGACATCAGTTTTGGAtcagaaatgtgtctgtgaacactCTTAAGACCCTCACCATGTATTTTAAGGCCTCGTGGGAAGGAGCCCCTCCTCCACGTCCAGCTGAGGATGGACAAATAAGCTTTGATATTTCAACTCTTCCAGTCAGTTCTGAGTTCTTGGTCCTACTTTTAATTCCCAGTACCTGAACTTTGGTAGTCAGAGCTGATCAGACCTCGATGGACGAGTCTGTTCAGTCGCGCTGAGTTTGTGACTAAAGAATCAGGTTGTCTCCTGATAGAGTTGATGCATTTTCTTCTCCTGAAGCTCAGTTTAAATATGTTAaatccacacaaacagagctgGGGCTGTTAGCATCATACAGGAGGAGGAACCatcattaaaacacagacaaatctCAAATAATTATTTCAGAAATGTCAAGTTCTGTAGACTGACAAAGCTAAAAGTCCTCTGtgttaaaaaagctttttaaatggCCTCAGAGCTGAATGTAGAGCTGGATTGTCGTTCTGTgtttgaacacaacacacacagcgtcaTGTCACCTCTGATCAGAGTGGACCTGCCGTCAGTTTATTATCTGAATTTACTCATTTGGTCAACAACTGTCAGGATGAAGAGTGTGTGAGCCGGAGGAGATGAGTCGTCATCTGCTGGATTCTGGTCGTCGTAGGTTTAATGACAATAAGGTCTGTTTCAGCTTTGGACCGCACGGCGGGAAGCACAGCTCCGGTGCTTTGAACAGGCTCCAGGTGTCTCCTCTGCCAGCCGGCCGTACTTTATGGATAACTCACTGAATGATGTCTCTGTCTCCGGCTTCCTCGCTGCGATCTGATCGCACCctccgtccctctgtctccgtctgtccctctgtgctctgtgaGCGTCTGCGTGGTCGGACACAGTTCAGCTTGGCTGAGCACCAAAGTGACAGAGGAACTCTGACCCCGCTTTGCTCACAACAATCAGcccttttctttcccctctgtcttctcgttttcccttcctctgccctccatctttctctccgtCCCCAGTCACACAATAAAGTCCAGTGTTTTGGGTGGAGGATTGGAGAGCGTGCTGGAAAATCGAGTACATGCGACATCATAACTTCCACATGTTCTGTTCGTGAGGGCTCATATCTGCTGTGGACTCACAGCCGCCTCATCGATCCGTCTTTACTGTCCCCGCAGGTCTGTCCTCGTCTCTGAGCAACCCCTCAATCCAGGCGTCCCTCAACAACTGCCAGCTGCAGTCGTCGCTCAGCAATCCCTCCATCAACTCGTCCCTGCGTCTGTCCAACAACTCCCCCCGCCGACGGCCCACTCCCATCAGCCCCCTCACTCTGTCTCCTGGCAGCGAGCAGCGCAGGGGTCTGACCAAGCAGCTGTCTCCCACCATGTCCCCCTCACTGTCCCCCatcacacaggtacacacacctCACTCTGAGGCTTTACTTTCATCTGTCTATGAAACTGAATAGTGTGAGAACCATGAgtgattttgtctgtttgtgcagaCCCACAGAAATAAAGCTCTTGTTGATTCGGGGTCCTGACATCTCCAGTGTCACTGCAGGTTGCAAACTAAGAACCGGTGCTGTCAGAAACACGAGAACTAACAAACATTTGTGGCAATCAGAAATGTGCACTGATGTAAAGTCTGACCTCTAAGAAAGAATTTCTGCCATTGCATaaaaaacacagtggagcagtTGTTTTTTCTCCAGCTGTGATGGGAAAGTGTAGCTGAGTAATGACACAAAGATccaaataaatcaacttttagGTCCCAGCTCTTTATTGAACTTGTCGTCGGCCTGTAGTGACTCCTGCTggcttcctctgctctgtgtagGGAGTTGCTTTGGATACCAGCAACATGCCAAGGGAGCCGCCTCCGCCCTATCCGCTCTACCAAcaatcccagcatgcagtgGACCAGAGCCGACAGCGCCAGCAGCAGCCCGTCTCCCCCCTTCAGAACATCCCGGTGGACTTCAGCACGAGCCAAGTGAGTGCCATGAGCAGCGTCTGTCGGCACACACTCCTCACATCATAACACACTCAACATAAACACGTCATGTCTAATCACCAGGGGTGGTGGTGCTCTGTGAGTGTGCACTGTTTGACATGCAgaacttgtttttgtctcccTGAAGGGCAGAAATTAGTGTTGGACAGTGGATTCAATTTTAAGTCAAGACAAGCTGAGTTGATCACATTCTTGCTGAACGGGCCAACAGATTAAAATGTTCTGCAAACGGGAGACGCTGCGATCAAGTTCAGCTCATCCAGTCGGGTCTGAGTTCTTGGTCTTACTTTGAGTTCTGATAGTCTGAACTGATCAGACCACGATGGACCGAGTCTGTTCAGTGTGTGACTGTTCGTCTCCTGATCGCATGCTGCATTTATCACCTGACCACGACTAAAGCCCAAAGCCTGTCTACTCACCCGCAATCAACAGCTGATAAGATGAAACAGAAAACTTGCAGATTGTCTGTTCTTCCCAAATTTGACTACGCTTTGATGTTTTGGGACTCTTTTCTTCCCTGACAGCACAACAACATGGCGACGCTCTTCAACGACCCCTTCATGGAGCCTCAGTTCTCCAATCGACAGAGCAAGACCCTCCCCTATCAGGTagaggttcacacacacacacacacacacacacacacacacacacacacacacacacacacagacgggcagacagacggacagacagacagggctgGACCGAATGTCCTCTCTTTACACTCACTCAGGTTTTCAAATGAAGCTTCATCATGTCTTACTTGAAGTTTAAAGTGacctctgagctcctcctgctgGTAAACGGCTCCTGCTCTGAGGACAATCCAGTGTCCTCCTGGTGTTTACTCCTCCAGAAGCTCCGGTCTGCTCCCGGCTCGCTCCTCCAGACCCTCCCAGCTCTCAGCAGCCGTCTGCTCTGCCTCGTCTGCGATACGCATCCAGACGTCGGTTCAGAGTTTGAGTGTCAGTGTTATGAATGAAGCTTCAGACGCTTCGGTACAGTCCTTCAGTCCACACACACTTCTATGAGCTGTTTATCTGTGAAGTCACATTTCAGCCAGTGAAGCTGGATTGTTGGGAGCATTGCATTATGCATAAAAACCTGAGTGATGGAGACCGGAAGCAGACTCTACCTGTTACAGGGACATAAATCTTTTACTTCCAGAACATCTTCAGCCCTGAAAGTTCAGAGTTTGACAGGAGAAATGTGATGAGGGGACGttcagtctgctgtttgtcagcaggatttAAATCCCATGAATCTCCACGCACTGACTCTGTGTCGCTGTCATCATTTGTGTTCACACGGTTTTCTGGACGTTATAAGAGGACACGTGAAGACATCCCATAGAATTAAGATGAACACAAGGACGACTCGTCTCACTGACtctgcattttctttcctttgccATTTTCTCTCCACCATCTGCCGGCCAGTTGGACCAGTTCACTCTGTCGGAAAACACGATGAGCTCCACAGCAGGGGGTACTTGCTTCgacccttcctcctcctcctcctcctccttgctcTACTACTCCCAGGCTGCCCTCTCAGGGCTGGGTGGCAGCCATGGCAATCTGCAGGACCCGATGCACATGAGGTCCAACATGCTGTACTCCAACTGCAGCGGAGGCCTGCCCAACATCATCCTCACCGGTGAGTCCAGCAGGTCGGTCGGTCCCTCACAGGCCACCATACAAATCTGGGCTGAAAGCTTCAGATAATATTTTTACCTGGAGGAATAATTTacctgtttaaagctgcagtaactGACTTTTAGCCCCAAGCTGAGAGACGCACAGTCCTGACGTCTTTTTGCCTCCAGCAGGTGCCGCCTGCCGTGAAGCCTCTCTGTGGGTTCATTAACACGAGTGGCTCCATCCCCATGATGTCCACTGATTAGATTCAGGCAATCAATGCAGCTTTGATGTCATGAGCACTTTGGCTATTTTCTTTATGATCCTAATGTGAGACGAGGAAATGTGCTAAAGATAATGAGGACTGGCTAAGTGCAGCGTCCTGCGCGTCCTCTGCATCGCTGAAGACGTTCAGCAGCTCTTTGCAGTGAAAGCATTAATTGTCTGTAAGGAGCAGCGAATGTTTCCCTGTTA contains:
- the crtc3 gene encoding CREB-regulated transcription coactivator 3 isoform X1 translates to MSGSPGTGGSNPRKFSEKIALHNQKQAEETRAFEQLMTDLTVSRVQFQKIQQLRLSQSRAPYYGGSLPNVNQIGNTSVEFQGGFPSGLDSVRGTRHHGLVERVHRDRNRINSPHRRPIDKHGRQIESSPYGAVYLSPPLDNNWRREQQPWTEEKRPGFRLISQLNRTNSDSALHTSAMNPNPQDPFGMNQQMGRGPPQRNASVNEAEVDGSGNVFSFPSLPNEESLIGVSKPLPKQLWEAKKVQSLASRPKSCEVPGINIFPSPEQNPGLSHYQGLLNTGGSLPDLSNLHFPSPLSTPLDPEDNGGYPNLSGGSSTGNLPAAMMHLGISNSQGLSSSLSNPSIQASLNNCQLQSSLSNPSINSSLRLSNNSPRRRPTPISPLTLSPGSEQRRGLTKQLSPTMSPSLSPITQGVALDTSNMPREPPPPYPLYQQSQHAVDQSRQRQQQPVSPLQNIPVDFSTSQHNNMATLFNDPFMEPQFSNRQSKTLPYQLDQFTLSENTMSSTAGGTCFDPSSSSSSSLLYYSQAALSGLGGSHGNLQDPMHMRSNMLYSNCSGGLPNIILTDDSNPSLSKDISSALSTVPECFDSEGGFPLEDELRIEPLSLDGLSMLSDPDMVLPDPSVEDTFRSDRL
- the crtc3 gene encoding CREB-regulated transcription coactivator 3 isoform X2 — protein: MSGSPGTGGSNPRKFSEKIALHNQKQAEETRAFEQLMTDLTVSRVQFQKIQQLRLSQSRAPYYGGSLPNVNQIGNTSVEFQGGFPSGLDSVRGTRHHGLVERVHRDRNRINSPHRRPIDKHGRQIESSPYGAVYLSPPLDNNWRRTNSDSALHTSAMNPNPQDPFGMNQQMGRGPPQRNASVNEAEVDGSGNVFSFPSLPNEESLIGVSKPLPKQLWEAKKVQSLASRPKSCEVPGINIFPSPEQNPGLSHYQGLLNTGGSLPDLSNLHFPSPLSTPLDPEDNGGYPNLSGGSSTGNLPAAMMHLGISNSQGLSSSLSNPSIQASLNNCQLQSSLSNPSINSSLRLSNNSPRRRPTPISPLTLSPGSEQRRGLTKQLSPTMSPSLSPITQGVALDTSNMPREPPPPYPLYQQSQHAVDQSRQRQQQPVSPLQNIPVDFSTSQHNNMATLFNDPFMEPQFSNRQSKTLPYQLDQFTLSENTMSSTAGGTCFDPSSSSSSSLLYYSQAALSGLGGSHGNLQDPMHMRSNMLYSNCSGGLPNIILTDDSNPSLSKDISSALSTVPECFDSEGGFPLEDELRIEPLSLDGLSMLSDPDMVLPDPSVEDTFRSDRL